ACGGATGTTATAGATAAGGATCTTTACTTCACTCTCTTTCCCTAATGTAAAGCTGATCCTGGTCTCAGGATTGAAGGGATTGGGATAATTACCGTGCAGAGCGGTTACATAAGGTACTCCTTCGGGTATCTCTTCTACTGAGGTCATATCGAAGAAGTTGCCGGTTC
This Candidatus Cloacimonadota bacterium DNA region includes the following protein-coding sequences:
- a CDS encoding T9SS type A sorting domain-containing protein, whose amino-acid sequence is TGNFFDMTSVEEIPEGVPYVTALHGNYPNPFNPETRISFTLGKESEVKILIYNIRGQLVKSLLETRMQDGPHTVLWDGKDDLGRLVGSGLYFYTLQTDDYRATRKMLMLK